The following nucleotide sequence is from Barnesiella viscericola DSM 18177.
GTAGAGTCATGCCGCCTCATAGCAACGAGTTTTCGCAGGAGAGCCGGGGAATGATAGCGCGCACTATCTCTATCACCGGGCTCTCCGGTGACGAGCAGAGGTATAGGGATACTTTCGATTATGGGGTGAATGCTCAAGGCAATCAGCGAGGGTTGCACTCGGTATGGAGCCCGGCCACTTTTATCGAGAATCTCATTATCGATTTGTCGCCGGCCTTGAAGGTGGTTCCGGTTATTGACGACCGCATGCTGGTGAATTGCTGGTATGGGAACACCAAGCTGGCCAATAAAGTGAAAGGCGACAGCGAGAGGACGGATGATAAATTCGAGTATGGCGATTTTTGGTATCAGTATGTCTTTGTCGACAAATCTACCGAGGTAACTTGCCAGAATACCGGTATGAAAAAGAAATTGCTCGATGCGGCAACCTATTGCCGGTGGCAGAACTATGGAAGCTTGTATGGAATTTCGCGCTATTCGATGGTCTTATTGACCAATGAAGACAGTTTTGCCCGGGACGTCCTGTCGATGCACATGCGCACCATCTATTCCCGCATGTTTGAGCTGGTTATTGCACAGCGGGCATCGATGCTTCGATTTTCGGGTGAGGTCACCGAGGTGAGTTGCTTGAAACTTGCGCCTGGGTTGAACGCGACAAACAAGGTGATCGCACAGAGAATAGGGTCGTTGTACAAGGAGTATATCCGGTTTGTCAATCAAATCTATTTCAGAAGTGTGACCGCCCAAGACCAGGGTATTGAAATGTACAATATGTTGCTCGGCCAATTCGACTCTGATGAACAGATAAAAGATTTGGATCAGGAGATAGGCGAACTGTATCAGTATGTTACGCTGCTGGTAGACCAGAATAGAAGTGAGAATGGCGAGTATTTGAATAAACTGGCAGCCATATTCTTGCCTGCAACGGTATTGGCCGGGATCTTCGGCATGAATCCCGTGAAAGACCTGGAAGGCGATTGGGGCTTCTGGGTACATACGGCTTTGATTGTGGGGCTGTCGTTATTGGGGTATAAATTCATAAAAAATATAGGAGGACGTAACCAATGAATTTTATGTGTATTCAGTTGACCGAATATGGCACTCAACGAGTTCTGTGTACATTGATAGTTTGTGTGGCAATAGTAGGCGCAATCTGGCTGTTGAGCCATTATCTGTTGAAGTTGGTCAAAGCTGTACAAAATGACAAGACTACACGTCAGGCCAATCTCCACTTACATGAAAAGGAGATGAAGGAACTTGAGTGGGAACATAAAACAGACTGGGAAAAATTGTTGAGAGGGGACGTGAATAACGGTGTGGTTAACAAGCCGGAGAGCAACAAGGTTTGTGCCGAAAAGAACCCTCGGGAAGTGATAGAGACAAAAGCAAAGTAAAAATCGTGTAATTTTTTTTGTATTATGCAAATATTAAAAGTGACATTAAAGCAGCATACGCCATTATTGCATTTTCAGCCGAATGAACCGAATGCGACTCTACGGACCTCGGAGGTAAAGCCCAAGTTGGATAAATATATTATTGAGCAAATAGGGGGTGGTTCTTATGAAGAAGTGAAAGGGGAAGTCAAGAAAGATTATAACGACTTGTTTATAAACAAAGATAACATTTATGCCTTGGATTATAGTTTGAGGATCGATGTAAAAGATATAGATTTAAGAACTAAAATTTTAGAAACCGATAAGCCTAAAATTAAGGAAGATAAGAAAACACATAAGAAAGAAACTTATTATTTATTGAAAAATTTCCCGTTGATTTTATCTAATCTGGGAGGAAAAACGGATAGAGATAAATTGGCGAATCTCTCTTATACACAGTACCCAATTGAGTTGATTTTTATTATTAAAAACAAGGGAAAAGAGACTGTAAATGGGCCTGGCTTCAACTTATATGACATTATAAAGAAATATATTGTATTATTCTTTGCTAAAAATAATTTTGGTCAGCGTAGTAATAAAGGCTTTGGAAGTTTTACCGTTTCAAAAATAAATGATCAATCGGTTCCTTTGCATATGCCTTTTAATTTTTATATTAGTTATAATAATGATAATAAGAATAATAGATTTATAACTTTGTTTACAGTTATCGATTACTATTGGAAGTCGTTGAAGTCGGGAATCAATTATACCAAAAGGAAAGTAAACCAATTCGATGGAACTATATTCAGAGATTGTCGGAAGTTATATCATAAGTCGTATTTGTATCAATATCTAAATAAACCAAAAATAAAGTTAACATTGGAAAAACGGGTAGTCAAGCAGCAATTACGATTGGAGAGTGTCAAATTGGAGGGTGATCCGCAAGAACAGCCGAATAATAATTCTTCTTTCTTTGCCAGAGCCCACCTGGGGTACCCAATCGATAAGATTACTTACAAAAAAATGACTGGAAAGATTCTAAAGAGATATAATAGAAAGGATGGGAAAGAGGAAGTATATGAGTCATTTGAACAAATAGATGTTGATATTTCAAGTAATAAACAATCGGTTCAACGTATACCATCACCCATTATTTTTAAACCGATATTTGATGGAGCGAAGGTAATTATATATATTCTTTTTGACCAAAAGATTATAGAAAGTATTAAGAATACAATTCCCGAGGATCTGATGTTTACCTTTACGAGAAAAGAAGAACAAGAAGAATTGAAAGTCTCTGTACCAATGTTTGTTAAAAGGGGTGATGAAAAATACATTATAGACTATGCCGATCTCATAAAATCATTCCATGAAAGTTTCGAAAAAAAGAGCTTTGTTGTAATGAATGCTCAAAAAAATAAGATTTCTGTAGAACTCTCCTGATTATAAGACATAATATGAAATATTTAGCTATAAATTTAGGTCCCATTATCAAGACATTTTCGATGGCCAGAAAGCCCAAGGAATTTTGGGCCGCAAGTTATATGTTCTCCTATTTGATGGAGTGCATTTTGGCACATTTACAGAAAGAAAAAAACTCTCTGGAGCTTATTTCACCAGCATATGAGAAAGAGAATAAAGAGAAAAAAGGGAATGAAGAGAACCCGCTTGTTGGAGTAGGGTTGTATCCCGATAGAGCCTTTTATGTGGTAAAACAGGAAATAGACATAAATAGTCTGTTAGAAGATGCTCTTAA
It contains:
- a CDS encoding magnesium transporter CorA family protein, which gives rise to MEFVHPVLYDVKGKEDPILFHYERNEPQVKRVEYHIELEDRTYTLQVDSMNINLYATGVGILSFFLKNDRPDQWDPNAILDINQFGRRVMPPHSNEFSQESRGMIARTISITGLSGDEQRYRDTFDYGVNAQGNQRGLHSVWSPATFIENLIIDLSPALKVVPVIDDRMLVNCWYGNTKLANKVKGDSERTDDKFEYGDFWYQYVFVDKSTEVTCQNTGMKKKLLDAATYCRWQNYGSLYGISRYSMVLLTNEDSFARDVLSMHMRTIYSRMFELVIAQRASMLRFSGEVTEVSCLKLAPGLNATNKVIAQRIGSLYKEYIRFVNQIYFRSVTAQDQGIEMYNMLLGQFDSDEQIKDLDQEIGELYQYVTLLVDQNRSENGEYLNKLAAIFLPATVLAGIFGMNPVKDLEGDWGFWVHTALIVGLSLLGYKFIKNIGGRNQ